In the genome of Dermacentor silvarum isolate Dsil-2018 chromosome 1, BIME_Dsil_1.4, whole genome shotgun sequence, one region contains:
- the LOC119452975 gene encoding Bardet-Biedl syndrome 4 protein: FAQCNMYPKAFERLGAALASNPSYGPAVLAAGSIMQTYGDYDVALTKYRAIASAPDESPALWNNVGMCFFGKKKYVAAISCLKRANYLNPMDWQILHNLGLVHLTMEQYASAYHFFNAAVHFNPRNGQLFMLLAIALRNLQDPDNAKRAYERAMALDEEPLVCLNYAVLMHDMGDHKAAARLLGQFEERCLKQLQTSGIEIDAAVTQMANNLSSSLQSTSADSKSYDEVPDSPDRNDESSQERSE, from the exons TTTGCGCAGTGCAACATGTATCCGAAAGCGTTCGAGCGTCTGGGTGCGGCGCTTGCCAGCAATCCGAGCTACGGACCGGCCGTTCTGGCGGCCGGCAGCATCATGCAGACGTATGGCGACTACGACGTGGCGCTGACCAAGTACCGCGCCATCGCCTCGGCGCCGGATGAGAGCCCTGCTCTATGGAACAACGTCGGCATGTGTTTCTTTGGCAAAAAGAAGTACGTCGCG GCTATCAGCTGCTTGAAGAGGGCCAACTACCTGAACCCCATGGATTGGCAGATCCTGCATAACCTCGGTCTGGTGCACCTGACCATGGAGCAGTACGCCTCTGCCTACCATTTCTTCAACGCCGCAGTGCACTTCAATCCGCGCAACGGACAACTCTTCATGCTGCTCGCCA TTGCGTTGCGAAACCTCCAGGACCCGGACAACGCAAAGCGGGCGTACGAAAGAGCCATGGCCTTGGACGA AGAGCCTCTGGTATGCCTGAATTACGCCGTCCTGATGCATGACATGGGAGATCACAAGGCTGCGGCCAGGCTGCTCGGACAGTTCGAGGAGCGGTGCCTCAAGCAGCTGCAGACTTCGGGAATAGAAATTGACGCGGCG GTGACGCAGATGGCCAACAACCTCTCTAGTTCTCTGCAGTCGACGAGCGCGGACAGCAAGAGCTACGACGAAGTGCCGGACTCGCCGGACAGGAACGACGAGTCCTCACAAGAGAGAAGCGAATAA